From the genome of Silurus meridionalis isolate SWU-2019-XX chromosome 12, ASM1480568v1, whole genome shotgun sequence, one region includes:
- the fzd4 gene encoding frizzled-4: protein MAWSSRSGLSLLLLLLIALCGGAGVARAFGAAGAATEEEDEPESACEPIRMSMCRDLGYNVTRMPNLVGNVLQADAELQLSTFTPLIQYGCAKQLRFFLCSVYAPMCTEKVPELIGPCGSMCLSVQRKCLPVLQEFGFTWPDLLNCSLFPPSNDHTHMCMEGPGEEDEDDVRFPSVRTLRPRHGLDAECLPLDHDPGDDPSPPDRYVWSKRSGSCVLQCGYDSGLYSRSAKTFADAWIALWAGLCFVSTSFTVLTFLLDSGRFSYPERPIAFLSVCYNAYSAAFLVLLAAGRERVSCDVDEATVPMLARDGLKNSGCAVVFLLAYFFGMASSVWWVILTLTWFLAAGLKWGHEAIEMHSSYFHVAAWAIPAIKTIVVLVMRLVDADDLTGLCYVGNQNLEALTGFVVAPLFTYLAVGTLFIAAGLVSLFKIRSNLQKDGAKTDKLERLMVKIGVFSVLYTVPASCVVACYFYRVSNWSDFQRAPSDSYAAAEMLRIFMSLLVGVTCGMWVWSAKTLQTWKRRWIRLLCPQSSTRRTHTNKNVSGKGNETVV, encoded by the exons ATGGCTTGGAGCTCGCGCTCGGGTCTgtcgctgctgctgctgcttcttatCGCGTTGTGCGGCGGTGCAGGAGTAGCGCGCGCGTTCGGTGCCGCCGGCGCAGCGacggaggaggaggacgagCCGGAGAGCGCGTGCGAACCGATCCGCATGTCCATGTGCCGCGATCTGGGTTACAACGTCACGCGCATGCCGAACCTGGTCGGTAACGTACTTCAGGCGGACGCCGAGCTGCAGCTTTCCACGTTCACACCGCTCATCCAGTACGGCTGCGCCAAACAGCTGCGG TTCTTCCTGTGCTCAGTCTACGCCCCAATGTGTACTGAGAAGGTCCCGGAGCTGATCGGTCCGTGTGGCAGCATGTGTCTCTCGGTACAGAGAAAGTGTTTGCCAGTTCTACAGGAATTCGGCTTCACGTGGCCTGACCTGCTAAACTGCAGCCTGTTCCCACCCTCAAATGATCACACCCACATGTGCATGGAGGGTCCGGGCGAGGAGGACGAGGACGACGTACGTTTTCCATCTGTGCGCACGTTGCGCCCACGCCACGGCCTCGACGCTGAGTGCCTCCCACTTGACCATGACCCAGGCGACGACCCCAGTCCACCAGACCGCTATGTGTGGTCAAAGCGCAGCGGTTCCTGCGTCCTGCAGTGTGGCTATGACTCTGGATTATACAGCCGCTCTGCAAAGACTTTTGCGGATGCCTGGATAGCACTGTGGGCAGGGCTTTGCTTTGTCTCCACCTCCTTCACCGTGCTGACCTTCCTGCTCGACTCGGGACGGTTCTCGTACCCGGAGCGTCCGATCGCCTTTTTGAGCGTGTGCTACAACGCGTACAGCGCCGCCTTTCTGGTGTTGTTAGCAGCTGGACGCGAGCGTGTTTCATGCGATGTTGATGAGGCTACCGTCCCCATGCTAGCAAGGGATGGCTTGAAGAACTCTGGCTGTGCAGTGGTCTTTTTGTTAGCTTACTTTTTCGGAATGGCAAGCTCTGTGTGGTGGGTAATCCTCACGCTTACGTGGTTCCTAGCAGCAGGACTTAAGTGGGGACATGAGGCAATCGAGATGCACAGCTCCTACTTTCATGTGGCAGCGTGGGCAATCCCAGCGATCAAAACCATTGTGGTGCTCGTCATGCGCCTGGTCGACGCGGACGACCTTACCGGCCTGTGCTATGTCGGCAACCAGAACCTAGAGGCACTCACAGGTTTTGTGGTGGCACCGTTGTTTACATATTTGGCTGTTGGGACTTTGTTCATTGCCGCCGGTCTCGTCTCGCTGTTTAAGATCCGGTCCAACTTGCAGAAAGATGGTGCCAAAACAGACAAGCTGGAACGACTCATGGTGAAGATCGGCGTCTTCTCTGTGCTCTACACTGTCCCGGCCTCTTGCGTCGTGGCGTGTTACTTCTATCGTGTCTCAAATTGGTCTGACTTTCAGCGAGCACCGAGTGACTCGTACGCCGCTGCCGAGATGCTCAGGATCTTCATGTCCTTGCTGGTGGGCGTAACTTGTGGCATGTGGGTGTGGTCTGCCAAGACACTGCAGACCTGGAAACGCCGCTGGATACGCCTCCTCTGCCCACAGAGCAGCACACGACGAACCCACACTAACAAAAACGTCAGTGGTAAAGGGAACGAGACTGTGGTGTGA